Below is a window of Populus trichocarpa isolate Nisqually-1 chromosome 3, P.trichocarpa_v4.1, whole genome shotgun sequence DNA.
ttacaatttatttttgtaaatttaattacagttttatactttattttttttgttacatttttCTTTACCATTTATTAAGATTCTACTCTTTTCTCTCTTAATGGGAAGGAATATTTCCAGTAGAGACACCATTTTCCACAaataagattttcttataagaaataaaaaatttaccatcttttaattttggacTTTTCCTTCTTGGTAATCTTTTCATAAATTGTGGTTCTATGTGACAAAGATGTTAATGCAATCGATAAATCAAATTGTAATAATTCTAGAACTTTTTCGTGACAATTATGTAATGCGAATTTTTATGTTTACCTAATTCATTATCTCCAGGCTTCATCTTCTGCTCAAGCAAAATGGAACTCAGCTTTGGGCGGTTAGGTTGGTAATGGTATTTTGCTACAGTCAATTACTTGTATTGGACGTAAATAATCTCACCTAAAAAGTAACAAGGCAACGAAAACCTGACTTTTAGAGACGATACATACACTACCATCCAGTTGATCTTTTATATTAGCAAGGatgatgatttttcttatttaattaatcttttgattttacACAGGAAGACCACAAGAAACAACACTAATGTcctcaaataattttgaaatgggAGTGACATTATCGACTTTGACATGGCATGCAAATTATATATGCGTAGGTCAAAAACTTATCTCACTTGGACccatttttagggttttaagaATAACGTTGATGTTTGTCCCACAGatgtaaagaaaaatatcagTTAGTTTCATCCACTCAATCTTTCTGAGGGACATCAGTCATTTAATGTTCAGAAACCTGTTAGTACAAGAGTTCGCTAGCTACAGCAGAATTatgatgaaaatattatattcatgcTTTAGATTCTTTCAAGGAAAAATATTGCTCTAAAAGGAACTTGCAGCTACAGGTAAAAATAGGCAGTTTCaaatatttggaaaaatatGGTTGTATCCAATTTGTAGAAAAGTATAGTTCAATCTTTCCCGAACGGACTCTACAcgtaaaacaagaaaaatgatcGTGTTCCATAAGATTTTAAATGAACGAATTGTGTTTGCTGCACCAAGAGCTAGCATGTATCGATGCTTGTTGAAAGAGTGTTTCACCAGGAGTTATGTGATCATGATGGTGCCAAACTGCAAACAACAGAAAAAAGATGTTAAGTTTCTTGCAAATAGAGATGATGAACATAAAAAGCGAATGAAGGATGTaactttttgaaaaatttaaatgcaAAATTAAGAAGAAGGAATGATATCGAAATGAATAAATGCAACGAAAAACTAAGTACCTACTCCAGAATATCATTCCAGTAGGAGCTATAGTTGTCATCATCGATCAGCTTCTCCCAGGCCTCAAAGATAGTGGAGGTAGGCGTGCCAGTGGAGTAGTTTGATGGGTCACCCTTGCGTTCTGTTTGGTAATCGATGGAAGTAACAGGGGAAGTTGAGGCTGAAACCAATGCAGGAAGTGGATTTTGTTCTGTTTGAATACCATAGGAACTACTCAAGGTGTCACCGTTGATGTTAAGGCCTTCAGGGCCGAATCCACCTTCACAGCTTGCCCACAACTTTGAGATAGCTTGGAAGTCATTGTGAACTTGAGGAGTTACAGGTGGGTTAACAAGATCCTGAGATATTGTGGTAGGTTCATTGGTATTGGAGATGGTTGTCCCATTGACTAGTCCTCTAAACTGGTGAGGATTTTGGGATCCTAACAGACTGTTGCTCTCAATATTTGTTAGTGTGTTTGTATTCATCATCTGTAACAGATTCCGCAACAACTGGATATTGGCTAATTGAGTGGCTTCTGCCTGTAACTTTAGAAAATTGTTCCATGGACTTGCAATGTTGCCAAATTGTGCTGCACCAAGCAATTGAGAGAGATTCAAAAAATGACTTAGATCAGTCCTTGGCTTGTGAGTATTGGGGTCAATCCCCATTTGAAGAAGCTTCTTTCTTATGTGAGTATtccaaaagttttttatttcattgtcaGTCCGTCCGGGAAGATGGTTAGCAATCCTTGACCACCTGCATGTTCAAGTAAATGGAAATAAGGACAAATACTGATAGCACAAATACGTATGCTAgctgaaaaggaaaaggaagaactgCATACTTGTTTCCAAGAGCAGAATGAAGGTTGACGATGACTCGTTCTTCTTCCTCAGAAAATTTCCCTCTCTTGATATCAGGCCTCAGATAATTTGTCCACCTCAATCGGCAGCTCTTCCCACATCTATTCAACCCTGCAAGCATAGGGAGTGCTTTCCAATTTTCATGACCATTTCTCTTAATATAATCAATTAGCTTCTCATCCTCGTCCGGCGTCCATGGCCCTTTCTTCAAGGCACTGGCGCCGGGGCTGCATGGAGATCTAACCATTCTGTCAAGACAAGTTTAATagaaataaaccaaaacaagaTTAATTGGAGAAGTTGTGGATTGAGATGTCTGAAATATATACCAGACAAGCTTTAAGGTGCTATGACTTCTGTTTTTATGAGACATATCGGTGCTTATATAGATGCATGAGAGACGTACTTGAAACGATAAAGGtcgttttcattcttttattagtATGGTATAAAATCAAGGAAAATAGGGGGAGGTCGATCTCATAATGAACATCTAGGTATTATTCAACAAGGAGAAACCGATAAGCAACTATAAAGGtaataaaatcatcaaagatTAGGTACTGCAAATGTcatgtgaaaatattaatatgaattttcGGAAAGTGGACCCATAAAATTTCTCCTCAATTTATGCTGATCCTTTTATGATAATTAGGTGATCAGTTAAGTCCCTAATGCTAGATAGAGACAAGACcattgaagagagagaaagctttcgtttaacttttttttagctATAAAAATCGTTGTTCTTATGCCTTTGCATTTGGGTTGAcgaagaaattgaaatttgaaaaacataatagagtatttgaatttgaatttgatttttttaaagataattaagGTGTGCTTTGAAGTTAAAAATGGGTTATAATGCTTGTGGGATGACTTTTGAGTGTTTGGAGATAAAAGCAtagaaaaaattagatttagatatgtttggaaatgtggttgtggttgttttttaaagtgttttttacttggagatgtatcaaaataatattttttttatttttttaaaattacttttgacattagcgcatcaaaatgatctaaaaacaccaaaaaatatattaatttaaagcaaaaaaaagaagttttcaaattttttcaatagGAGCCCGCTGgcctcttgaatttttttttcttacaacgGGATGCTTgttgaactatataaaattaaatagaaataataatgagtatgatgttattatttatatatgatcTTAAATAGATCTcaaatcattattaattatatatgaccCATTATCCGATAGTTCTAAATTTTTGATATTCAAACCTAACGCGATTAGATTTCAAGCGGATGTTCATTAGCAGcttttaacttccattaattaaaaagaacatcTCTTTTATGTAATTGAAGGCAAGGCGCAAATTTGGAAGGACATGATCATAATCGAGAAATAAACATGTTGGGGGCCGGGCGgggtgttatatatatatatatatatatatatatataaaatttggacTGTCCATAAAATGGCAAAGCAAGTAGTCCTCGAGCACAAGATTTTTCCTGGAAATGTTGATTTACTTTTGGGTATACTCCAGCATTGATTTCTTCTTGGAATAAAATGTCTACGCACaaggaaaatttaattttgtggaAAATGCTTGATCAGTTTTCTTAACTTGCATTTTACCTTTATTTTAGCAAAACCTTGACCTAACATGTAGACTCTTTGTTGAAGTTAACAGCTAATAATAAACTCAGAAAATCTTcaagccaaaagaaaaaaaaaaacgatcttattgagttgattaatctagaAATTCTCATTCAAACAAAACTTCCTAGCTACTgattcaattagttttttttttctttcaatcattcattcatttatctttaaatattctaaattaaaagtttcttgtaaaatcaaatgattaaaataagattagagtttttttttctgtagtaatataaataattggattatgaataataatatataaaactgattttaataatttgaataaaatttgatcaatATTAAAGAGTTAttaagcaattattttttatttgctattcTTTACACAgtttttgaaatatcattatttcTTTGTTTGACACAATCTTCtagaaattgatatatattatgtaatatatatGCTTTATCATTCTAATatccaaattattattttactcatATAGTAAATGTTTATTGGGTGGCTGCGggcatcaaattaattaatagctaATTAATATTCCACTAAAGCTACTAACTAGGATTATTGaggtatttaattaattatttgcttataatattcttgATGCATCATCTTATTGGTCAGCATATTTGGCAGTTCTTTCATCCTTTGAAGCTTTAGGTCCCCTGTCtggaaatacaaaatataattagtcTCCAACTGCCCTTGTAATGCTGCCAACGCAAGGTTGATAATTTCacccaaataaaaagaagaagaagaagaataaaattgcaTGGTGTTGATCAGCCGACATTCATTTGCCCAGCCGAAGGTGTCCGTATTGACTCACTCGACGCCAACCTCCCCCCTTCACTTTTACCTGAAAGTTTCAGTTTcgattcaaattcaagatatcCACTACTTATGTTTAAAATAGCCCTATATAACTAATTAAACAATTTACTTTGGCAATATTTACTATTGTTTTGCATTAATTtcaaaaggattaattaataattcagtaaaaagaaaaagaattaattgatattaatgtACAGCCACAAGTTAATTTTCTCAGTTTCTGTAAAGCTTCGTTGCTAACCCAATGAGCACCAAAATGACCTCACGTAGACACGTACGTTGCCTTCACTCGGAGCACTCGGCCGACATTAGGTATTTTGGTCAACATATAGCGCATTGAGAAATCCCATCAGGGATTAATTCAAATCATGTTGAAggaaattaatacatatattcgATTTGCTACATATTTCTTAATTCCAATACGTAAACACAAGAGTGAGCTTTAATTTTCTGGAAGGTTATAAACACAGTAGTAGCATCATATAATAATTTAGTACTCCGCTGACATGTCTAATTATATCAACACTCAAGGCtctcacatatatatatatatatatatatatatatatatatatatatatatatatatatatatatatactggcTACttctttttcaagattttacCCCATAATAGGATTAGttttaaacttatttatctaaaagcttatttttttgctatgtaagtttttttttttttttgaaaaaaggtgCATATATATATGCCGGCATGTTTAATCCTGCAATTAATAAGAGTATGAAATCTTTTCTTAAAGTGCATATATCctgtaattatatatttatagtccCTCCCATTTGCAATATGCACGGTTCCATGGTACTATTGGCTGCTGCAATGCTTCATTCGTAGTCTCTTTTggctgttgaattttttttttaatgtttttttagattattttgattaattgatattaaaataaattttaaaaaataaaaaaatattattttaatatattttcaaataaaaatatatttttaaaaacaattatgatcgGAAAATCAAATAAACTCCTGTTATTTTACTCATGTTAATTTTTGAAACTTATCTGTTCATGTAAATTGTATTGTTTTCTAAAACTCAAATCTACAATCTTCTAGTCTAATCCAATTTAGCTTAAtctttagtttaatttttttttattgtatattacaCCTCAACTTTgcaatcttagtttttttttttctcaccttcATTCTATTTACacgaaaaaatatttctttatactGATCATCATCGCAAAGATGACAATAACAATGATGAGAAACTGACATGTGCTAACAATTTGTCAATCTCTATTGCATCATTGTCCTCAAAGACAAGCAAAGTCtaggaaaaacaattaatgactgctagaagaaaataattgataagGAAATATACAAgtaaacacttgaaaaaaaaaaacaaaacctggCTCATAGATCCACACAAGGAGGACAACGTAggaaaagagaaagggaaaaacaaacTTCTACGAAACATCTTACATAACATAGTTGTTGAAAACGAGGATGTATTTGTTTAGTAAATGGTCAATTcgaatatttataaattatatacagCAGCTATCATCATTGTTA
It encodes the following:
- the LOC7456085 gene encoding transcription factor MYB39 isoform X1 — protein: MVRSPCSPGASALKKGPWTPDEDEKLIDYIKRNGHENWKALPMLAGLNRCGKSCRLRWTNYLRPDIKRGKFSEEEERVIVNLHSALGNKWSRIANHLPGRTDNEIKNFWNTHIRKKLLQMGIDPNTHKPRTDLSHFLNLSQLLGAAQFGNIASPWNNFLKLQAEATQLANIQLLRNLLQMMNTNTLTNIESNSLLGSQNPHQFRGLVNGTTISNTNEPTTISQDLVNPPVTPQVHNDFQAISKLWASCEGGFGPEGLNINGDTLSSSYGIQTEQNPLPALVSASTSPVTSIDYQTERKGDPSNYSTGTPTSTIFEAWEKLIDDDNYSSYWNDILDLAPS
- the LOC7456085 gene encoding transcription factor MYB39 isoform X2, whose amino-acid sequence is MVRSPCSPGASALKKGPWTPDEDEKLIDYIKRNGHENWKALPMLAGLNRCGKSCRLRWTNYLRPDIKRGKFSEEEERVIVNLHSALGNKWSRIANHLPGRTDNEIKNFWNTHIRKKLLQMGIDPNTHKPRTDLSHFLNLSQLLGAAQFGNIASPWNNFLKLQAEATQLANIQLLRNLLQMMNTNTLTNIESNSLLGSQNPHQFRGLVNGTTISNTNEPTTISQDLVNPPVTPQVHNDFQAISKLWASCEGGFGPEGLNINGDTLSSSYGIQTEQNPLPALVSASTSPVTSIDYQTERKGDPSNYSTGTPTSTIFEAWEKLIDDDNYSSYWNDILE